A stretch of the Rosa rugosa chromosome 5, drRosRugo1.1, whole genome shotgun sequence genome encodes the following:
- the LOC133708484 gene encoding phloretin 4'-O-glucosyltransferase-like yields MVQHRFIMISLPAQGHINPSLQLAKRLIRTTGARVTFVTSLSAHRRIGNRSTTPSGLTFAPFSDGYDDGVKPEDDRQHVFSERKSRSSQAIVDLVKSGANEGHPYTCIVYTLVLPWVAEVATELHLPSALLWIQPATVFDIYYYYFNGYKDIIRNNTGADNNDPSFAVELPGLPLSLRSRDLPSFLLASSPYIYRFALPLFEDQLEKLGKLSKAIILVNTFDALEPEALKAIDKYSLIGIGPLMPSAFLDDKDSSDKSFGCDLFQKSKDSTYMEWLNSKPEQSVVYVSFGTVSMLSKIQMEEIAKGLLDSGRPFLWVIRENQKNGEGKEGKEEEELSCREELEELGVIVPWCSQVEVLSNPSLGCFVTHCGWNSSLESLVCGVPVVACPQWTDQCTNAKLIEDTWKTGVRVAPNEEGVVVGEELKRCLDLVMGSQELRRNAKKWKNLAREAVSEGGSSDKNLKAFLKEIEEVD; encoded by the coding sequence ATGGTTCAACACCGCTTCATTATGATATCATTACCAGCTCAAGGCCACATCAATCCCTCCCTCCAATTAGCCAAGCGCCTCATCCGCACCACTGGGGCGCGTGTAACCTTTGTCACCAGCCTCTCCGCTCACCGCCGCATTGGCAACCGCTCAACTACTCCTAGTGGCTTGACCTTTGCTCCTTTCTCTGACGGGTACGACGACGGGGTTAAGCCTGAAGACGATAGACAGCATGTCTTTAGTGAGCGAAAGAGTCGCAGCTCGCAAGCGATTGTGGATCTTGTCAAATCTGGTGCGAATGAGGGCCACCCTTACACTTGCATAGTGTACACTTTAGTTCTCCCTTGGGTCGCGGAAGTGGCCACTGAGCTTCACCTCCCCAGCGCTCTCCTTTGGATTCAGCCAGCCACAGTGTTCGACATATACTACTATTACTTCAACGGCTACAAAGATATCATCAGGAACAATACCGGTGCTGATAACAATGACCCCTCCTTTGCAGTAGAATTACCAGGACTGCCACTATCGTTGAGGAGCCGCGACCTTCCCTCCTTCTTGCTGGCTTCGAGTCCGTACATATACCGTTTCGCTCTCCCATTGTTCGAAGATCAGTTGGAAAAGCTTGGGAAACTAAGCAAGGCAATCATACTGGTGAACACGTTCGATGCACTAGAACCCGAGGCCTTAAAAGCAATCGACAAGTACAGCTTGATCGGAATCGGGCCTTTAATGCCGTCTGCTTTCTTAGACGACAAGGATTCATCTGATAAATCTTTCGGATGCGATCTTTTCCAGAAATCAAAAGATTCCACCTACATGGAATGGCTGAATTCGAAGCCGGAACAGTCGGTCGTTTACGTCTCGTTTGGGACCGTTTCCATGCTGTCCAAGATTCAAATGGAGGAAATTGCAAAAGGGTTGCTGGATTCTGGACGTCCGTTTCTGTGGGTGATTAGGGAAAACCAAAAGAACGGAGAAGGtaaggaaggaaaagaagaagaggagctgAGTTGTAGAGAGGAACTAGAAGAGCTTGGGGTGATAGTCCCGTGGTGTAGTCAAGTGGAGGTTCTGTCAAATCCTTCGTTGGGTTGTTTTGTGACACATTGTGGCTGGAATTCAAGCTTGGAGAGCTTAGTTTGTGGGGTACCGGTGGTGGCATGTCCTCAGTGGACAGATCAATGCACTAATGCAAAATTGATAGAGGACACGTGGAAGACAGGGGTGAGGGTAGCACCGAATGAGGAGGGTGTTGTTGTGGGTGAGGAGTTGAAGAGGTGTCTGGATTTGGTCATGGGAAGTCAAGAGTTGAGAAGGAATGCTAAGAAGTGGAAGAATTTGGCGAGAGAGGCTGTGAGTGAAGGGGGGTCATCTGACAAGAATCTCAAGGCGTTTCTGAAGGAGATTGAAGAAGTAGATTAA
- the LOC133711449 gene encoding protein PUTATIVE RECOMBINATION INITIATION DEFECT 1-like, with translation MEEEEDDRVFDSVLIVFEKISEKEQRESGHLCTGMLHCLGVLLNCQQSNPFAHIRDKNGLITNLVSGLQLRRCYYTGQPIRDATTYLPSDPIDLLFLLGQRNTHNLELSSCQSAILLILYISSIHDERLADDKMVLASLEQYILVNSSDLQSGATDSFTVMMLLFLYGLYRGLAEVSYQIPYSPEAERILFQIVTENEWDLSSARIHPMSLKWFFQQEKLRNSLSYQLLKFCRRNTSNGSEITAHGKNSHILNVNAIAELIVEEHSYGATILVCLLTELVQTEGQEQEIISVVNLMATIVDIYPTISDQLCFLGIGNAARTLYCESSYTQSPQISAVVLVLIFKILCSVQHDTLSDDESWLAVIVKLINSVTTKAADMWNHECLLVIGILCLILHHSANAVLTEASKTIIFSSSLVSTINSAVHAACLKGPALVDHDEGTSSGEILIFVLLLNYFTLRSLHIVVPGIMDWKVFLDPSGRMQSFSFIGIYCHDLCRLMHFGSPVVKLAASYCLLELFTRISEQRNRTGGELLCATKYLSSVMAVLEGLVFYSDLRVAMNCGLCLSMIMGWELPDMHETSMDAKNTWSRMVVEELAMSLAVPCLASKSFINLHKPAIHVAVALLKLQKIPKWMRSVFDDTCISSIIQNLAANNLSTEIVLLFRALLNSDFLKMEQITSLIQLLQVCRKQKYTDNTKDDGAQEHRVVISNLDDLGQVSEYLIRLMSSESSLDKDSGGSHLGNKRLLEEIELFFRTLTVQDGI, from the exons atggaggaggaggaggatgataGAGTTTTCGATTCCG TTCTCATTGTCTTTGAGAAGATTTCTGAGAAGGAACAAAGAGAGAGTGGACATTTATGCACCGGAATG CTTCACTGCTTAGGAGTTCTCTTAAACTGTCAGCAGAGTAATCCTTTTGCTCACATTAGAGACAAAAATGGCCTCATTACAAATCTTGTTTCAGGTCTTCAATTACGAAG ATGCTACTACACTGGGCAACCCATTAGGGATGCTACTACATATCTGCCATCTGATCCCATTGATTTGCTTTTTCTACTTGGTCAAAGGAACACCCATAATTTGGAATTATCTTCTTGTCAATCTGCCATTTTGCTGATCTTATACATCAGTTCTATACATGATGAAAG ACTTGCAGATGATAAGATGGTTTTAGCCTCTCTGGAGCAATATATTTTGGTCAACAGCAGTGATCTCCAAAGTGGAGCCACTGATTCGTTCACAGTGATGATGCTGTTGTTTCTTTACGGCCTTTATAGGGGTCTTGCCGAGGTTAGCTACCAAATCCCCTATAGTCCAGAAGCTGAAAGAATCCTGTTTCAGATAGTAACTGAAAATGAATGGGATTTGTCTTCTGCAAGAATTCATCCAATGTCATTGAAATGGTTCTTTCAACAAGAGAAATTGAGAAACTCATTATCTTATCAGcttctgaaattttgcagaaggaATACATCAAATGGCTCTGAAATCACTGCCCATGGAAAGAATAGTCATATATTAAATGTTAATGCAATTGCAGAGTTAATAGTAGAAGAACATAGTTATGGCGCCACAATTTTGGTGTGCTTATTGACAGAGCTTGTTCAAACAGAAGGTCAAGAGCAAGAGATAATTTCTGTAGTCAATCTCATGGCAACAATTGTCGACATATATCCAACCATTTCAGACCAGTTATGCTTTCTTGGTATTGGAAATGCAGCTCGTACTCTTTATTGTGAGTCCTCCTATACACAGTCCCCACAGATATCCGCAGTTGTGTTGGTTCTTATTTTTAAAATTCTATGCTCGGTGCAACATGATACTCTTTCTGATGATGAAAGTTGGCTTGCAGTGATTGTGAAG TTGATAAACAGTGTCACCACAAAAGCTGCAGACATGTGGAATCATGAATGTCTCTTGGTGATTGGCATACTTTGCTTGATTTTGCACCATTCTGCTAATGCAGTGCTCACAGAAgcttcaaaaaccatcattttcAGTAGTTCTCTAGTCTCTACAATCAACAGTGCAGTTCATGCAGCATGTCTTAAGGGGCCAGCATTGGTTGACCATGATGAAGGAACAAGCTCTGGAGAAATTTTGATATTTGTGCTTCTTCTAAATTACTTCACTTTAAGAAG TTTGCACATTGTTGTACCAGGGATTATGGACTGGAAAGTTTTCTTAGATCCCTCAGGTAGGATGCAGTCATTTTCCTTTATTGGCATCTACTGCCATGACCTGTGCAGGCTAATGCATTTTGGATCTCCTGTGGTCAAGCTTGCTGCTTCATACTGCCTGTTGGAGTTGTTTACCAGAATATCTGAGCAGAGGAATAGAACAGGGGGGGAGTTGCTATGTGCCACGAAGTACCTAAGTTCTGTAATGGCTGTATTAGAAGGCTTAGTTTTCTACAGTGACCTCAGAGTGGCTATGAATTGTGGCCTGTGCCTGTCAATGATCATGGGGTGGGAATTGCCGGACATGCATGAGACAAGTATGGATGCAAAGAATACTTGGAGTAGGATGGTTGTGGAAGAGCTCGCAATGTCTTTAGCTGTCCCGTGCCTGGCATCAAAATCTTTCATTAATCTTCACAAGCCTGCAATTCATGTTGCAGTTGCTCTGTTAAAACTGCAGAAGATTCCTAAGTGGATGAGATCCGTATTTGATGATACTTGCATATCTAGCATAATTCAAAACCTTGCGGCTAATAATTTGAGCACAGAAATTGTCCTATTATTTCGAGCTCTATTGAACTCAGATTTCTTAAAGATGGAACAAATTACTAGCTTAATTCAGTTGCTCCAG GTGTGCAGAAAACAAAAGTACACTGACAACACCAAGGATGATGGTGCGCAAGAGCATAGAGTGGTGATCAGCAACCTGGATGATTTGGGACAAGTTAGTGAGTATCTCATTCGTTTGATGTCATCAGAGTCATCTTTAGATAAGGATTCTGGAGGATCACATCTTGGGAATAAGAGATTGTTAGAAGAAATAGAGCTTTTCTTTAGAACTTTAACGGTACAGGATGGAATCTAA